Proteins from a single region of Rhipicephalus sanguineus isolate Rsan-2018 chromosome 5, BIME_Rsan_1.4, whole genome shotgun sequence:
- the LOC119395066 gene encoding tigger transposable element-derived protein 6-like → MSSSLLATKKRKQFSLSEKVDILRQLEEGKKQAVVAKELGVARSTIATILKDKDKIMKCQDQSQLAPSRKRLWLGDFQPIDSAVLTWFKDVRAQNVPVSGPLIQEKTRQFAAILNVTDFEASSGWLHRFRQRNAITWQTVSGEEKAADEAAASTWREEKFREIMESYSAADIFNADETACFYQL, encoded by the coding sequence ATGAGTTCATCTCTGCTTGCGACGAAGAAGCGGAAACAGTTTTCGCTAAGCGAGAAAGTCGATATTCTTCGGCAACTGGAAGAAGGCAAAAAACAGGCTGTTGTGGCCAAAGAACTTGGAGTGGCGCGTTCCACAATTGCCACGATCCTGAAAGATAAGGACAAAATAATGAAGTGCCAGGATCAATCGCAACTTGCCCCCTCAAGGAAGCGACTGTGGCTCGGTGACTTCCAGCCGATAGACTCCGCGGTGCTCACATGGTTCAAAGACGTAAGAGCCCAGAACGTGCCCGTGTCGGGCCCACTGATTCAGGAGAAGACGCGACAGTTTGCTGCAATTTTGAATGTAACAGACTTCGAAGCATCTTCTGGTTGGCTCCACCGTTTTCGCCAGCGAAATGCGATCACCTGGCAGACTGTGTCCGGTGAGGAGAAGGCAGCAGACGAAGCGGCAGCGTCCACGTGGCGGGAAGAGAAGTTTAGGGAAATAATGGAGTCATACAGTGCGGCCGATATATTCAATGCCGATGAGACGGCCTGCTTCTACCAACTTTAA
- the LOC119395067 gene encoding tigger transposable element-derived protein 6-like has product MTRELFTVWFLTVDKRMKREGRNILMIVDNCSAHIVNVRLTNVRLEYPPPDCTSVLQPLDQGIIRSVKAHFRKRLVQCVLINLRLQQSTVINVRQAAEMLTGAWWSVTSTAVQNCWRKAGLMHTSEQPEDAGQPCNDDQAEEGNPGELWSEVTDLLAMDSVSFDDYVLCDEGTTTSAELTTEDILQANQDEGSDDGVDDAADNEGATSSQPEDCDTLPGMAEC; this is encoded by the coding sequence ATGACTCGAGAGCTCTTTACAGTGTGGTTTCTGACCGTGGACAAGAGGATGAAAAGGGAAGGACGGAACATTTTAATGATAGTTGATAACTGCTCGGCGCACATTGTCAACGTACGGCTGACTAATGTGCGCCTTGAGTACCCTCCGCCCGACTGCACATCTGTGCTTCAACCCCTCGATCAGGGAATAATTAGAAGTGTCAAGGCGCACTTCCGCAAGCGCCTTGTTCAGTGTGTGCTTATAAACCTGCGACTTCAGCAGTCGACTGTCATCAACGTACGACAGGCGGCGGAAATGCTCACCGGCGCATGGTGGAGCGTCACTTCAACAGCTGTTCAGAACTGCTGGCGGAAAGCAGGGCTCATGCACACGAGTGAGCAGCCAGAAGACGCCGGGCAGCCATGCAACGATGACCAGGCGGAGGAAGGCAATCCTGGCGAGCTTTGGAGTGAGGTGACCGATCTGTTGGCCATGGATTCGGTCTCATTTGACGATTATGTGCTGTGCGATGAAGGAACCACAACATCAGCAGAGCTGACGACAGAAGACATCCTTCAAGCCAATCAAGATGAAGGCAGCGATGATGGTGTGGATGATGCCGCGGACAATGAAGGTGCGACCTCGTCGCAGCCTGAAGACTGTGACACTCTGCCAGGAATGGCAGAGTGTTAG